In Drosophila nasuta strain 15112-1781.00 chromosome 2R, ASM2355853v1, whole genome shotgun sequence, a single genomic region encodes these proteins:
- the LOC132787490 gene encoding E3 SUMO-protein ligase RanBP2: MFTNRKQVDEHVHKILSKLPLGPERDIKGFSIARLYTKIHEYGKAIDYLIPYLKINEEASVHALLAKCYRLLAKPDNAKALEHYQRSVQLFPKQPEVIKDACELLCKNTALCTAERAAYWLEQSSTIDDLKDSEGLFTLRLRAEGKIDGAEQENSIEMLIQKELLQRPHDMKLHVRLLRHLLETKRYDEAFNYAHKVEFAKPAQCEASDWYDVVWKALQRREQSKESARDWSYWQLMLLTLDRLIQLSLQSEATSSLSESIGQLFKLDQSIHKFSLLVEQLTANDSREFHQCCLDHYAGQLLLHAASLLFKRELLGKKNKWSQTVRSALPLLLLGYQVNAQHKDKDAYWQRHCSAEQLKLLQLWRCQSAFRCAQLGRTLYGCLQKPQDAELWKEKHQQQQATPGLWSGIDELLAAARQYCADNQWRSQLYQQLYTHAEHKLKESTSFLVRNQRLQQPLYECPSIAEIEGYEHEALLLEPHTLELHVYLALCGDNLAEAPRVRFLKNLRHECKLGLTYCGIDSLCQVDVEVFLYFVVLQAQRKLQVLHETYASLHAGNVKATARPHMLPYANLMGRDELVTPEQCNWWSIVQRLQLNSQLSEASNRMEQREKLKRGIEALRGVAGPQAEIIAVFQVAKLLASRADTNKMDARIEALNKLGINMMRRHSHQQLEPFYRYFKYEQIQASDIWLQTQQLAEDAVSYLSSRLFNNGLYEEFLTEIRGLQLPTAIYLQAEAYRQMADSNRASRISRQNFQERRGECLRQATQLLANQADHPLQAVVQRELKSLMVGDESFTSNDRHNNSSTYEDAEDDYYAAAAVTLNRSKRHEQQLQQQQLQLQQQSFNNELDQAVKQMSKQLCVLKEDVGVGIDGLRQDIKGLTDKLSSIEELLKKLKIGSTASRDTPTRDVDAAAALGLEEFFNMEDAQQTNFMNDRFYSPAAAAIPPNPLFNQNQMYNYYASQAQFMRNPQAPNFYGQRGAGNYNMPPNMFPNAGTAPFMDGLNYGMTVPPPSLVMPQVSQPQPPIMSINQPPAQSNLQLNPGANFFNGSPFVPSPIQTTPAPVVPQVPPQLPAVIQQTPLVTHKPITVPPPAVVAAPAPAAVAAPIVAPPIVPPTAAAPPPAIFNRALNNQPVEKEPPANVVITSSDPLPKPAVAAAQPTLSVTIPAQHIKPSLVQPAEPPQPVLASNDFKFSLNNNNKVANDTSSIFQGFGTTSSNSTFSFKTQVAQAAAEKQKELAAEAAAAASTSVHNESDHNQSAGQDASAELDYDPRPDFQGIIPLPDEVEVRTGEEDEVVSFSHRAKLFRHVDHEWKERGIGEIKILKNQATGSTRILMRREQTHKICANHKITATMQLTTPEQDKEGKSFLWGANDFADEKLQLEKFLVRFKLPETAQRFKTAFEEAAKNAKTAEAKLTVPAKPSLGFVTSTPAPNTQQKSIDPPKSIVAGTNNNNDAAASLVSKSLFGNLTIGSSSSSSSSTTATTTTTSSKVSTAPFANFSFGGIGNAAKPNLSFGSLAAPDTSTNTSNAGYTTAFNFGSNLSSSNITDSTLQSQTAAVKAAEAEAEAVEEYVPTAHFEPVIPLPELVKVVTGEENEVVLFEYRAKLLRFDKENNEWKERGLGVMKVLQQKDDPTQVRLLMRREQIFKLCCNQRLLPTTVFTYAKNSETSLTWAGQDFADEELSLEMLCVRFKTAATCKQFYDTVLKAQAAMSQNSKEVTQPENNKDKPEEKPVTKGFGDAFKPKAGSWTCEGCYTNNTATQLYCLACEAPKDATVPPKAATLDQSGALNLSSSAGKFSFGFPAATAATTNSSTVGGGGFTFGAPAAEKKVEPPVANNNAKPAVSFAPVVPPAAGAAPLSNFGDLFKPKAGSWSCKDCYTNNDGGQLYCLACQAPKDDTVPKKENTLDTSGGITFPAPTTKFSFGFGAPAAAATAAPVVAPTTAPIVAPTPAIGSETFNFKINETKEKGDAPIFGSSSFNFNASTTPAASLTSNTFSFSMPKAQPVQPKSPGGGAGDDDDSHVEEEENGAYFAPVIPLPDKIDVKTGEEDEEVLYSQRAKLYRLADNTEWKERGLGLVKILRHKETKNLRVVMRREQVLKLCLNHVLNASVVYKPKDEKSLLFAAFDFSEGESVLERFALRFKTAEIVQAFLSAVKSALNGTAVAQPVDIQSPQQPSSSTSAGISNETQTLADKLQLNPEFLVAETKCSGCRGCDEDKFVWTATVPTENKDVVKSLPLTLPALKLPPPKAQGILAPPNRTLLKASTLEANTTNSNFGSFGGFSTAVSANSTATVGSFSKPEEPPKGGFLFGHSDKSVFGQSLFSGSSNPAKPQGSIFGGSIAADKSSDSPKVSIFGNPVNPPTAVTAKPDEGVKSIFGSSILTSNNTFGSNTSNSFSFGGLAAKGAATTADTEPKKQETNNKDNTLKEAPSTPNFLEIASRGGVDFASLAAKGGSGSQPIGFQKSETGGFYGLTHQNDFKHFKNPSTSIQSQNDGEADSSNTGDTTNDENYDPHYEPIIALPDEIVVSTGEEDENQLFCQRTMLYRYDAANKLWKERGVGEVKILKHKTTNKVRLIMRREQVHKLVLNMPVGASFTIDYMQDSKKSLAYGGLNYAEDEKGELERLANRFKKEEIAGSFLGIIRACIKDAKEDKQSESDGETGNDDTH, encoded by the exons atgtttacaaATCGCAAGCAAGTGGACGAGCATGTCcacaaaatattaagtaaattGCCGCTTGGACCTGAG CGCGATATTAAAGGGTTTTCCATAGCACGGCTGTACACGAAGATACACGAATATGGCAAGGCCATCGACTACTTGATTCCCTACCTCAAGATCAATGAGGAGGCCAGCGTACACGCTCTCTTAGCCAAATGTTATCGACTTCTCGCAAAGCCGGATAATGCCAAAGCTTTGGAGCACTATCAACGTTCGGTTCAGCTGTTTCCCAAACAACCGGAAGTCATCAAGGATGCTTGCGAATTGCTGTGCAAGAACACCGCACTCTGCACAGCCGAAAGAGCCGCCTATTGGCTAGAGCAGAGCAGCACAATCGATGATCTGAAGGACAGTGAGGGGCTCTTTACATTGCGTCTGCGTGCCGAGGGCAAAATCGATGGTGCGGAGCAGGAGAACTCCATTGAAATGCTCATCCAAAAGGAGCTATTGCAGCGTCCCCACGACATGAAGTTGCATGTGCGTCTGTTGCGTCATTTGTTGGAGACAAAACGCTACGACGAGGCCTTCAACTATGCCCACAAAGTGGAATTCGCCAAGCCGGCTCAGTGTGAAGCTAGCGATTGGTATGATGTAGTTTGGAAGGCGCTGCAAAGGCGCGAACAGAGCAAAGAGAGCGCCAGAGATTGGTCCTATTGGCAGTTAATGCTGCTCACCCTGGATCGCCTCATTCAGCTCAGTCTGCAGTCGGAGGCCACCAGTAGTCTGTCGGAGAGTATTGGTCAGCTCTTTAAACTGGATCAGAGCATACACAAGTTCAGTCTGCTTGTCGAGCAGTTGACGGCCAACGATAGTCGAGAGTTCCATCAATGCTGTCTGGATCATTATGCCggacagctgctgttgcatgccGCCTCGTTGCTATTCAAACGCGAGTTGCTGGGTAAGAAGAACAAGTGGTCGCAAACAGTGCGTTCGGcattgccgctgttgctgctgggctATCAAGTGAACGCGCAGCACAAGGACAAGGATGCCTATTGGCAGCGTCATTGCAGCGCCGAACAGCTGAAGCTGTTGCAACTGTGGCGTTGTCAGAGCGCCTTTCGTTGCGCGCAGTTGGGACGCACACTCTACGGTTGTCTCCAGAAACCCCAGGACGCCGAGCTGTGGAAGGAaaagcaccagcagcaacaagcaacgcCCGGGCTTTGGTCCGGTATCGATGAGCTGCTTGCGGCGGCCCGGCAATACTGTGCGGACAATCAGTGGCGCTCGCAGCTGTACCAACAGCTCTACACGCATGCAGAGCACAAGCTGAAGGAGTCAACATCGTTTCTGGTGCGCAATCAACGGCTACAGCAGCCGCTGTACGAATGTCCATCAATTGCCGAGATCGAGGGCTATGAGCATGAGGCTTTATTGCTGGAGCCCCACACGCTGGAGTTGCATGTGTATTTGGCGCTGTGTGGCGACAATTTGGCGGAGGCGCCGCGTGTGCGTTTCCTCAAGAATTTGCGACACGAGTGCAAACTTGGTTTGACCTATTGCGGCATTGATTCGCTGTGCCAAGTGGACGTCGAGGTCTTTCTCTACTTCGTTGTGTTGCAGGCGCAGCGCAAGTTGCAAGTGCTGCACGAAACCTACGCCAGCCTTCATGCCGGCAATGTTAAGGCCACAGCCAGACCACATATGTTGCCATATGCCAATCTGATGGGACGCGATGAACTGGTCACCCCAGAGCAATGCAACTGGTGGAGCATTGTCCAACGTTTGCAGTTGAACTCGCAGCTGAGCGAGGCCAGCAATCGCATGGAACAGCGCGAGAAACTTAAGCGCGGCATTGAAGCGTTACGCGGCGTTGCCGGCCCCCAGGCCGAGATCATTGCCGTTTTTCAGGTGGCCAAGTTGCTAGCTAGTCGCGCCGATACCAACAAAATGGATGCACGCATCGAGGCACTTAACAAGCTTGGCATTAATATGATGCGTCGTCACAGTCATCAGCAGCTCGAGCCATTCTACAGATACTTTAAATACGAACAGATTCAGGCCAGCGACATTTGGCTGCAGACGCAGCAGCTGGCAGAGGATGCTGTGAGCTATTTGAGCAGTCGCCTCTTCAACAATGGTCTCTACGAGGAATTCCTAACCGAGATTCGTGGCCTGCAGCTGCCCACAGCGATTTATCTGCAAGCCGAAGCCTATCGCCAAATGGCCGACTCGAATCGTGCATCACGCATCTCGCGCCAAAACTTTCAAGAGCGTCGTGGCGAGTGTTTGCGTCAGGCGACACAATTGTTGGCCAATCAAGCGGATCATCCGCTGCAAGCTGTGGTGCAGCGTGAACTCAAATCGCTCATGGTTGGCGACGAGAGTTTTACATCAAACGATCGCCACAATAATTCCAGCACCTACGAGGATGCCGAGGATGATTACTACGCTGCGGCAGCGGTCACATTAAATCGCTCAAAGCGCCACGAGCAGCAactccaacagcagcagctgcaattgcagcagcagagctTCAATAATGAGCTGGACCAGGCCGTCAAGCAGATGAGCAAACAGTTATGTGTGCTCAAGGAGGATGTTGGAGTTGGCATCGACGGTTTGCGACAAGACATCAAAGGGCTGACCGACAAGTTGAGCTCCATCGAAGAATTGCTCAAGAAGCTAAAAATTGGCAGCACTGCCAGTCGTGATACGCCCACTCGTGATGTCGATGCGGCAGCTGCTCTCGGGCTGGAGGAATTCTTCAACATGGAGGATGCACAGCAGACAAATTTTATGAACGATCGCTTCTATTCACCAGCTGCAGCGGCGATTCCGCCCAATCCCTTGTTCAACCAGAACCAGATGTACAACTATTATGCGAGCCAAGCGCAGTTCATGCGCAATCCACAGGCACCCAACTTCTACG GACAACGTGGAGCTGGCAATTATAACATGCCCCCTAACATGTTCCCCAACGCAGGCACCGCACCATTTATGGATGGCCTCAATTATGGCATGACGGTGCCACCACCGAGTCTCGTGATGCCACAAGTGTCGCAGCCCCAGCCACCAATAATGTCCATCAACCAGCCTCCAGCGCAATCCAACTTGCAGCTAAATCCTGGCGCCAACTTCTTCAATGGTTCGCCTTTTGTTCCGTCGCCCATTCAGACGACGCCAGCTCCGGTTGTGCCCCAGGTTCCGCCGCAACTGCCCGCTGTGATTCAACAGACACCTTTGGTGACTCACAAGCCCATCACTGTACCACCTCCAGCTGTAGTTGCTGCTCCGGCTCCTGCTGCAGTGGCAGCTCCAATTGTTGCACCACCAATTGTGCCACCAACTGCGGCTGCACCACCGCCAGCGATCTTCAATCGCGCGCTCAACAATCAACCGGTTGAAAAGGAGCCACCCGCCAATGTGGTCATCACCAGCTCCGATCCGCTGCCCAAGCCAGCAGTGGCCGCTGCCCAGCCCACGTTGAGCGTCACCATTCCAGCGCAGCACATTAAACCCAGTCTGGTACAGCCTGCAGAACCGCCGCAGCCAGTTTTGGCCAGCAACGACTTTAAATTCAgtctaaacaacaacaacaaggtggCTAATGATACgagcagcatcttccaggGCTTCGGCACCACGAGCTCCAACTCCACATTCTCGTTCAAGACACAAGTGGCGCAGGCGGCAGCAGAGAAGCAAAAGGAACTAGCTGCcgaggcagcagctgcagcgtcCACCAGTGTGCACAACGAGAGCGATCACAATCAGAGCGCTGGCCAGGATGCATCCGCCGAACTAGACTATGATCCGCGTCCCGATTTCCAAGGCATTATACCGCTGCCCGACGAGGTGGAAGTGCGCACTGGCGAGGAGGATGAGGTGGTGAGCTTCAGTCATCGCGCCAAACTGTTTCGCCATGTGGATCACGAGTGGAAGGAGCGTGGCATTGGTGAAATCAAGATATTGAAGAACCAGGCCACCGGCAGCACACGTATTCTGATGCGTCGCGAACAGACGCACAAGATTTGTGCCAATCACAAAATTACGGCAACCATGCAGTTGACTACACCAGAGCAGGACAAGGAGGGTAAATCCTTTTTGTGGGGTGCCAACGATTTTGCCGACGAGAAATTGCAGCTGGAGAAGTTCCTAGTGCGCTTCAAGTTGCCAGAGACTGCACAGCGCTTCAAGACAGCCTTCGAGGAGGCTGCGAAAAATGCCAAGACAGCGGAGGCCAAGTTGACCGTGCCTGCCAAGCCAAGTCTCGGTTTTGTGACGAGCACGCCAGCGCCAAATACGCAACAGAAGAGCATAGACCCGCCGAAGAGCATTGTGGCtggcacaaacaacaacaacgatgccGCCGCTTCTTTGGTGTCCAAGTCGCTTTTTGGCAATTTGACCATTGGCTcctcgagcagcagcagcagctcaacaacagcaacaacaacaactacaagcaGCAAAGTGTCAACTGCACCGTTTGCCAACTTTAGCTTTGGCGGCATTGGCAACGCTGCCAAGCCGAACTTGTCCTTTGGCAGTCTGGCAGCTCCGGACACCAGCACGAACACCAGCAATGCTGGCTACACCACAGCCTTCAACTTTGGCAGCAAtctaagcagcagcaacatcaccGATAGCACCTTGCAATCACAGACAGCAGCAGTGAAAGCAGCTGAAGCCGAAGCTGAGGCTGTGGAGGAGTATGTGCCCACCGCACACTTCGAGCCAGTCATACCGTTGCCTGAGCTGGTGAAGGTTGTCACGGGTGAGGAGAATGAAGTTGTGCTGTTCGAGTATCGCGCGAAACTGTTGCGCTTCGACAAGGAGAACAACGAGTGGAAGGAGCGCGGACTGGGAGTGATGAAGGTGCTGCAACAGAAAGACGATCCTACTCAGGTGCGTCTGCTGATGCGTCGCGAGCAGATCTTTAAGTTGTGCTGCAATCAGCGTCTGTTGCCCACCACTGTCTTCACCTATGCCAAGAATTCGGAGACTTCGCTCACATGGGCTGGCCAAGATTTTGCCGATGAGGAGCTGTCGCTGGAGATGCTGTGTGTGCGCTTCAAGACCGCCGCGACATGCAAACAATTCTATGATACGGTGCTCAAGGCTCAAGCGGCGATGTCGCAAAACTCCAAGGAGGTGACACAACCGGAAAACAACAAGGATAAGCCAGAGGAAAAACCGGTTACGAAGGGCTTTGGCGATGCCTTCAAGCCCAAGGCGGGCAGCTGGACCTGCGAAGGTTGCTACACCAATAATACAGCCACGCAGCTCTATTGCCTGGCCTGTGAGGCGCCCAAGGATGCAACAGTTCCACCCAAGGCAGCCACGCTGGATCAAAGCGGCGCTTTGAATTTGAGCAGCAGCGCTGGCAAATTCAGTTTTGGAttcccagcagcaacagcagctacaaccAACAGCTCAACTGTAGGAGGAGGTGGATTTACTTTCGGAGCTCCAGCAGCGGAGAAGAAAGTCGAGCCGCCAGTGGCCAATAACAATGCTAAGCCAGCGGTTAGCTTTGCCCCAGTAGTCCCGCCAGCAGCAGGTGCAGCACCTTTATCCAATTTTGGTGATTTATTCAAGCCAAAGGCCGGCAGCTGGTCCTGTAAAGATTGCTATACCAACAATGATGGTGGCCAGCTTTACTGTTTGGCTTGCCAGGCGCCCAAAGACGACACTGTCCCCAAGAAGGAGAATACATTGGACACCAGCGGAGGCATTACCTTCCCAGCACCCACAACTAagttttcatttggttttggAGCACCAGCTGCAGCCGCCACTGCAGCTCCTGTTGTTGCACCAACTACAGCTCCAATTGTTGCTCCAACTCCAGCTATTGGCAGCGAGacattcaattttaaaatcaatgaAACCAAGGAAAAAGGCGATGCCCCAATCTTTGGTTCCAGCAGCTTCAACTTTAATGCGTCGACAACACCTGCAGCCAGTTTGACCTCGAACACATTCAGCTTTAGCATGCCCAAAGCGCAGCCAGTGCAGCCCAAGAGTCCAGGTGGCGGTgctggcgatgacgatgacagcCACgtcgaggaggaggagaatgGTGCTTATTTTGCACCCGTCATTCCCCTGCCGGATAAG ATTGATGTCAAAACGGGcgaggaggatgaggaggtGCTCTACTCGCAGCGCGCTAAGCTTTATCGGCTGGCCGACAATACGGAATGGAAGGAACGCGGCTTGGGTCTCGTGAAGATTCTGCGTCACAAGGAGACAAAGAATTTGCGTGTGGTTATGCGTCGCGAGCAAGTGTTGAAGCTCTGCCTAAATCATGTGCTCAATGCGAGCGTTGTCTACAAGCCGAAGGACGAGAAATCTCTGTTGTTTGCCGCCTTTGATTTCAGCGAAGGGGAATCCGTCTTGGAACGTTTCGCCTTGCGCTTCAAAACCGCCGAGATTGTGCAGGCTTTCCTCAGTGCAGTGAAGAGCGCTCTCAATGGCACCGCAGTTGCGCAGCCCGTTGATATTCAGAGTCCCCAACAGCCAAGTTCCAGCACATCCGCTGGCATTTCAAATGAGACCCAGACATTGGCCGATAAGCTGCAACTTAATCCCGAATTCCTCGTGGCTGAAACGAAATGCAGTGGGTGCCGTGGCTGCGATGAGGACAAATTTGTCTGGACAGCAACTGTGCCGACCGAGAATAAGGACGTTGTCAAGTCGTTGCCGTTAACGTTGCCCGCCCTAAAGTTGCCACCACCAAAGGCACAGGGCATATTGGCACCACCCAATCGAACTCTGCTTAAGGCCAGCACATTAGAGGCCAACACCACAAACAGTAATTTCGGCAGCTTTGGTGGCTTCAGCACTGCTGTCTCAGCCAACTCAACGGCCACAGTTGGCTCCTTCTCCAAGCCAGAAGAACCACCAAAAGGTGGCTTTCTTTTTGGTCACTCTG ACAAATCAGTCTTCGGCCAGTCGCTAttcagtggcagcagcaatccTGCCAAGCCGCAGGGGTCAATATTTGGTGGCTCCATTGCAGCCGACAAATCGTCCGATTCCCCAAAAGTATCGATATTTGGCAACCCAGTAAATCCACCGACTGCAGTTACCGCCAAACCAGATGAGGGCGTCAAGTCTATCTTTGGTTCTTCAATATTGACGAGCAATAACACCTTTGGTAGTAACACTAGCAACAGTTTCTCATTCGGCGGCTTGGCGGCAAAGGGTGCCGCTACCACGGCAGACACAGAacccaaaaaacaagaaactaACAACAAAGATAATACACTGAAGGAGGCGCCGTCGACGCCAAATTTCTTGGAGATAGCATCGCGGGGAGGTGTGGATTTTGCCAGTTTGGCAGCCAAAGGAGGCAGTGGCAGTCAACCGATTGGTTTCCAAAAGTCTGAAACTGGTGGCTTCTATGGTCTGACACATCAGAATGATTTTAAGCACTTTAAGAATCCTTCGACGTCCATACAATCGCAAAATGATGGAGAAGCTGACTCCTCAAATACAGGCGATACCACCAACGATGAGAATTATGATCCACACTATGAACCCATCATTGCTCTGCCCGACGAGATTGTCGTCAGCACTGGCGAGGAAGACGAGAACCAATTGTTTTGCCAGCGAACAATGCTTTATCGCTACGATGCGGCAAATAAGTTATGGAAGGAGCGAG GTGTAGGCGAAGTAAAGATTCTAAAgcataaaacaacaaacaaagtaCGCTTAATAATGCGACGAGAGCAAGTCCACAAACTGGTGCTCAACATGCCGGTCGGTGCGAGTTTTACGATTGACTATATGCAGGATTCGAAGAAAAGTCTTGCCTATGGTGGGCTCAACTATGCGGAGGATGAGAAAGGAGAGCTCGAGCGGCTTGCCAATCGATTTAAAAAGGAAGAAATTGCCGGCAGTTTCCTTGGAATTATTAGGGCCTGCATAAAGGATGCCAAAGAAGACAAACAATCGGAGTCAGATGGCGAAACTGGAAATGATGATACACACTAA